The following proteins are co-located in the Mycolicibacterium goodii genome:
- a CDS encoding acyl-CoA dehydrogenase family protein — protein MTLTYQLDSDAEQFLGVVHDFCTSRVAGRAQEIDLTGEFFPDLLADAAEIGLQGLIFGDDGTIDPTMFALAHETTELIASYSGAVALGISIARLHGYLLAAYAPADVRDRWLPGLIDGSMRGSFALSEPHSGTDIRAGRTVAVRVDDTTVSITGEKAWITQSPAAHFCIVLAKLGSADRDAPTAAFVVPLDTPGVAVGKDEPMSGFRGMPMANVHFDNCRIPSSWRLQTDGFRGMLEGLNLARLDAGCYGVGFIRAALRETSAYVRDRQAFGKSLADLQIVQEKLGKMHADYLAARGLLREGVASFAGGGGGDAHLISAAKMFATDAAMRNTVEAVQLHGGYGVHLHYPVQRLMRDAKVTQIIDGTSEIHALMLGRAAARADWS, from the coding sequence ATGACACTGACCTACCAGCTGGACTCTGATGCCGAGCAGTTCCTCGGTGTCGTCCATGATTTCTGCACCAGTCGGGTGGCGGGCCGGGCCCAGGAGATCGACCTTACCGGTGAGTTCTTCCCCGACCTACTGGCCGACGCGGCCGAAATCGGACTGCAGGGGCTGATTTTCGGCGACGACGGCACAATCGACCCGACCATGTTCGCGCTGGCCCACGAGACCACCGAACTGATCGCGTCCTACTCCGGTGCGGTGGCGCTGGGCATCTCGATCGCCCGGCTGCACGGCTATCTGTTGGCCGCCTACGCCCCCGCCGACGTCCGGGACCGCTGGCTGCCCGGTCTCATCGACGGCTCGATGCGGGGTAGCTTCGCGTTGAGCGAACCGCATTCCGGCACCGACATCCGGGCCGGCCGCACCGTCGCGGTGCGCGTGGACGACACCACCGTCAGCATTACCGGCGAGAAGGCGTGGATCACGCAGAGCCCGGCCGCACACTTCTGCATCGTGCTGGCCAAACTGGGCTCGGCCGACCGGGACGCACCCACAGCAGCTTTCGTCGTACCGTTGGATACCCCCGGGGTGGCCGTCGGCAAGGACGAGCCGATGTCGGGATTCCGCGGAATGCCCATGGCAAACGTGCATTTCGACAACTGCCGGATCCCGTCATCGTGGCGGCTGCAGACAGACGGCTTCCGCGGCATGCTCGAGGGGTTGAACCTGGCCCGCCTGGACGCCGGCTGCTACGGCGTCGGGTTCATACGCGCGGCGCTGCGGGAAACCTCGGCCTACGTACGCGACCGGCAGGCGTTCGGCAAGTCGCTGGCCGACCTGCAGATCGTGCAGGAGAAACTCGGCAAGATGCACGCCGACTACTTAGCCGCCCGCGGTCTGCTGCGCGAAGGAGTGGCCAGCTTCGCCGGCGGCGGCGGCGGTGACGCGCACCTGATCTCGGCGGCCAAGATGTTTGCCACCGATGCCGCGATGCGCAACACTGTCGAGGCGGTGCAGCTCCACGGCGGGTACGGCGTCCATCTGCACTATCCGGTGCAGCGACTGATGCGGGACGCCAAAGTCACCCAAATCATCGATGGCACCAGTGAGATCCACGCGCTGATGCTCGGCCGGGCGGCGGCACGCGCCGACTGGTCTTGA
- a CDS encoding acyl CoA:acetate/3-ketoacid CoA transferase: protein MRISQLTTPEFLSADEAVERIPDRARLLVEASGGGVIEPSGLLDALADRYRRTGGPAQLSAYFCSGVGDRNGSGMDVLALPGLLRSAIAGHWAMTPTLSKMAHDGDIEAYNLPQGVLAQLLRESAAKRPGLITKVGLGTFCDPRQGGGRLNSVTTTDLVEVMEIKGEEYLFYPSPSFDVAFIRGTTADEHGNLTLEHETAKLGVLAAATAARNSGGLVIAQVKRVAAVHTLNPKSVVVPGHLIDIVVVQEDQWQTAINEYNPAFSGEVYVPFGRAPAMPLSERKVVARRALDEIKPASVVNLGVGMADGVATAALEEDRLTEITLTVEQGMVGGVPERGVIFGVSWNPEAVIEHASQFDFYDGGGLDVACLGFAEVDKEGNVNSSLVDGRIFGAGGFINISQAAKKVVFCGTLTAGGLRIDLTEGHPKVISEGKHRKFIDTVRQVTFNAHLARARGQEVVYVTERAVFALGDDGPVLMEVAPGWTAEQVIALMDFRPKLADVVTTMSSSLFTAERRIPTQRQEN from the coding sequence ATGAGGATCAGTCAACTGACCACACCCGAATTTCTGTCGGCCGACGAGGCAGTGGAACGCATCCCCGACCGCGCCCGGCTTCTCGTCGAGGCGTCCGGCGGCGGCGTCATCGAGCCCTCGGGACTGTTGGATGCGCTGGCCGACCGCTACCGCCGTACCGGCGGCCCCGCTCAATTGTCGGCCTATTTCTGCAGCGGTGTCGGTGACCGCAACGGATCCGGTATGGACGTTCTGGCGCTGCCCGGCCTGCTTCGCAGCGCCATCGCCGGGCACTGGGCCATGACACCCACGTTGTCGAAGATGGCCCACGACGGTGACATCGAGGCCTACAACCTGCCCCAGGGCGTGCTCGCGCAACTGCTACGCGAAAGCGCCGCCAAACGACCAGGTTTGATCACCAAAGTGGGTCTCGGCACGTTCTGCGATCCGCGCCAGGGCGGCGGACGGCTCAACAGCGTCACCACAACCGATCTGGTCGAGGTGATGGAGATCAAGGGTGAGGAGTACCTGTTCTACCCGAGCCCCTCCTTCGATGTCGCGTTCATCAGAGGCACCACCGCCGACGAGCACGGCAACCTCACCCTGGAACACGAGACCGCCAAGCTCGGTGTGCTCGCTGCCGCGACAGCGGCCCGCAACAGCGGCGGCCTGGTGATCGCCCAGGTGAAGCGGGTGGCCGCCGTGCACACGCTCAATCCGAAGAGTGTGGTGGTGCCGGGCCATCTGATCGATATCGTGGTGGTGCAGGAAGACCAGTGGCAGACCGCGATCAACGAGTACAACCCAGCCTTCTCCGGCGAGGTGTACGTGCCATTCGGGCGAGCCCCTGCGATGCCGCTGTCGGAACGGAAAGTGGTGGCGCGCAGAGCACTCGATGAGATCAAACCGGCCTCGGTGGTCAACCTCGGGGTCGGGATGGCCGACGGCGTGGCCACCGCCGCCCTCGAAGAGGACCGGCTCACAGAGATCACCCTGACCGTCGAGCAGGGCATGGTCGGTGGAGTGCCCGAACGCGGGGTCATCTTCGGGGTGTCCTGGAACCCCGAGGCCGTCATCGAACACGCCTCACAGTTCGACTTCTACGACGGCGGCGGTCTGGACGTGGCCTGCCTGGGCTTCGCCGAGGTCGACAAGGAGGGCAACGTCAACTCGTCCCTGGTCGATGGGCGGATCTTCGGCGCCGGGGGCTTCATCAACATCTCGCAGGCGGCCAAGAAAGTGGTGTTCTGTGGGACGCTCACCGCCGGTGGGCTGCGGATCGACCTCACCGAGGGCCACCCGAAGGTGATCTCGGAGGGTAAACACCGCAAGTTCATCGACACGGTCCGGCAGGTCACCTTCAACGCACACCTGGCGCGGGCACGCGGTCAGGAGGTTGTCTACGTCACCGAACGCGCAGTGTTCGCCCTCGGTGACGACGGCCCTGTGCTGATGGAGGTGGCGCCGGGCTGGACCGCTGAACAGGTGATCGCGCTCATGGACTTCCGGCCCAAACTCGCCGACGTCGTGACCACCATGTCCAGCTCACTCTTCACCGCCGAACGCCGAATTCCCACCCAACGACAGGAGAACTGA
- a CDS encoding substrate-binding domain-containing protein, whose product MKIRTDLPSRVLPALACAASVVAMTACSASVNNNADPSDTAAPVTNVEVDDGGCAENHDQIAQLQADLGKNLYGIAAAESGKDEQTSPNPVPEGDPIKITFSVEGLSHPFLVKQKQLAEEAATKLGAEINVISANDDVNQQFNDIQTAIAQGTDALMMMPATTQGLDAVLKQAEAANIPYFFSQKGMLGVDPVSQVLAPYSNEGQQLGEWVVEHYKGQKDVNVAIISGIPGDQSSDARVNSFLLPLLRSCNFNVVANQPGNYRRGDSEKAAQNMLAANTNVDLLFGANDEAALGGIAALNSSGRQGVDVVGLDGQTDMFAAIQSGQALATVIHKPTAGIVVEEIVDYLRGNPVPAYRVLDEDLVTKETIESGAQPAF is encoded by the coding sequence ATGAAGATCCGCACTGACCTTCCGAGCCGCGTCCTTCCTGCGTTAGCTTGCGCCGCCTCAGTGGTTGCCATGACGGCGTGTAGCGCCAGCGTGAACAACAACGCCGACCCGTCCGATACGGCCGCGCCCGTCACCAACGTCGAGGTCGACGACGGCGGTTGCGCCGAGAACCATGACCAGATCGCGCAATTGCAGGCTGACCTCGGAAAGAACCTGTATGGCATCGCCGCGGCAGAATCTGGCAAAGATGAACAAACCAGCCCGAACCCGGTCCCCGAAGGTGATCCAATCAAAATCACCTTCTCTGTTGAGGGTCTGAGCCACCCGTTCCTGGTGAAGCAGAAGCAGCTCGCTGAGGAAGCCGCCACCAAGCTGGGCGCAGAGATCAACGTCATCAGCGCCAACGACGATGTGAATCAGCAGTTCAACGACATCCAGACCGCCATCGCGCAGGGCACCGATGCACTGATGATGATGCCTGCTACCACCCAGGGTCTCGACGCGGTGCTCAAACAGGCGGAGGCCGCCAACATTCCGTACTTCTTCTCGCAGAAAGGCATGCTCGGCGTCGATCCTGTGTCGCAGGTGCTGGCTCCGTACTCCAACGAGGGTCAACAGCTCGGCGAGTGGGTGGTGGAACACTACAAAGGTCAGAAAGATGTCAATGTCGCCATCATCTCCGGCATTCCGGGCGACCAGTCCAGCGATGCCCGGGTGAATTCGTTCCTACTGCCGCTGCTGCGGTCATGCAATTTCAACGTGGTGGCCAACCAGCCCGGCAATTACCGCCGCGGCGACTCCGAGAAGGCCGCCCAGAACATGCTGGCCGCCAACACGAACGTCGACCTGCTGTTCGGCGCCAACGATGAAGCCGCCCTCGGCGGAATCGCCGCACTGAATTCAAGTGGGCGACAGGGCGTCGATGTGGTGGGCCTGGACGGCCAGACCGACATGTTCGCCGCCATCCAATCCGGTCAGGCGCTGGCCACGGTGATCCACAAGCCCACCGCAGGCATCGTCGTCGAGGAGATCGTCGACTACCTGCGCGGTAACCCGGTGCCCGCCTACCGCGTTCTCGACGAGGACCTGGTGACCAAGGAAACCATCGAGTCCGGCGCTCAACCGGCATTCTGA
- a CDS encoding MaoC/PaaZ C-terminal domain-containing protein, which produces MSAEHTAVIDAEIIRAYAQLTGDHNPIHEDAEYAANTRFGRPVAHGMLVAGYVQTALTALVAPGGVSTSYQFDLLAPAFEGTSVTAQAVCAHLDPVTHRATFTITVVDDTSRKQLISGSAVVAFPKGEK; this is translated from the coding sequence GTGAGTGCCGAGCACACCGCTGTTATCGATGCCGAGATCATCCGCGCCTACGCACAACTCACCGGTGACCACAACCCCATTCACGAAGATGCCGAATACGCGGCCAACACCCGCTTCGGCCGCCCCGTGGCCCACGGCATGCTCGTCGCCGGGTACGTCCAAACCGCACTCACTGCACTCGTCGCACCCGGCGGCGTTTCAACCAGTTACCAATTCGACCTCCTGGCGCCGGCTTTCGAAGGCACCTCAGTCACCGCGCAAGCAGTGTGCGCCCATCTCGATCCGGTGACCCATCGGGCCACCTTCACCATCACGGTCGTCGACGACACCTCTCGGAAGCAGTTGATCAGCGGGTCGGCAGTCGTCGCGTTTCCCAAAGGAGAGAAATGA
- a CDS encoding IclR family transcriptional regulator, which translates to MEITGAQSAYRVLDVLTEVSLNPGATAGEVAKATNLTAPTAHRLLRVLCDRGFAVQNDAGKYVPGPQMRVLVGDRVDRATLEEIGRPLLAQLRDKSTETVFLAVREGLQLTYLVVMTSSHSVQMYGEVGQQIPLHATSQGKVILAFLPPGVGERIIDQLEMPRYTPSTITTAEELHEAMYQIRRDGYAVNLEERELGVRSIAAPVLDPSGNVVASVCVGGPIFRFSEDDLRGKFADMVCETAEAIGAELLRRVKPVDGMSGNGAERSAQ; encoded by the coding sequence ATGGAGATCACGGGAGCCCAAAGCGCGTACCGGGTCCTCGACGTCCTGACGGAAGTGTCGCTCAATCCGGGGGCGACCGCGGGCGAAGTGGCAAAAGCCACGAATCTGACAGCCCCCACCGCGCACCGGCTGCTGCGAGTGCTGTGCGACCGGGGGTTCGCGGTCCAGAATGACGCGGGCAAGTACGTGCCCGGCCCGCAGATGCGGGTGCTGGTGGGCGACCGCGTGGATCGCGCGACATTGGAGGAGATCGGCCGCCCGCTGCTGGCGCAGCTGAGGGACAAATCCACCGAGACGGTGTTCTTGGCGGTTCGAGAAGGCCTGCAGCTGACGTACCTCGTGGTGATGACCTCCTCCCACTCGGTGCAAATGTATGGCGAAGTGGGTCAACAAATTCCGCTGCATGCGACCAGCCAGGGCAAGGTCATCCTCGCGTTCCTCCCGCCCGGCGTGGGCGAGCGCATCATCGACCAGCTCGAGATGCCGCGTTACACACCGTCCACGATCACCACGGCCGAAGAACTGCACGAGGCGATGTATCAAATCCGACGCGACGGATACGCCGTGAACCTGGAGGAGCGTGAACTCGGTGTGCGGTCAATCGCCGCGCCGGTGCTGGACCCGTCCGGCAACGTGGTGGCCTCAGTGTGCGTCGGCGGACCCATCTTCCGGTTCTCCGAGGACGACCTTCGCGGCAAATTCGCCGACATGGTGTGCGAGACCGCCGAGGCGATCGGTGCCGAACTGCTGCGACGGGTCAAGCCGGTAGACGGGATGTCCGGGAATGGCGCAGAGCGGTCCGCACAGTGA
- a CDS encoding SDR family NAD(P)-dependent oxidoreductase, translating into MTEKVAVLTGADGGLGRAVAQRLAKDGFRLVLGFHPGSDAPSIPDALTIPADVTSETDVAQLISAAATDYGRIDALVTLAGVMEQKFLPELDLATWNRTIAVNLTGTFLCVKAAAPELAKTRGSVVTIGSQIGYIGGINCAAYTASKAGVGGLTRALARELGPTVRVNCVAPGPIETPMTAVHATPEWVEQKTRALVMGRFGTPDEVATAVAWLVGDETSFVTGQTINVNGGGAMP; encoded by the coding sequence ATGACTGAAAAGGTTGCCGTCCTCACCGGCGCCGACGGCGGTCTGGGGCGGGCGGTGGCGCAACGGCTGGCCAAAGACGGATTCCGGCTGGTGCTGGGATTTCACCCCGGCAGTGACGCGCCGTCGATTCCTGACGCGTTGACCATACCCGCCGATGTCACATCTGAAACCGATGTGGCGCAGTTGATCTCAGCGGCAGCGACCGATTACGGCCGCATCGACGCGCTGGTCACGCTGGCCGGTGTGATGGAGCAGAAGTTCCTGCCGGAGTTGGATTTGGCCACGTGGAATCGAACTATCGCCGTCAATCTCACGGGAACGTTCCTGTGCGTCAAGGCCGCCGCGCCGGAGCTGGCCAAGACCCGTGGATCGGTGGTGACCATCGGCAGCCAGATCGGGTACATCGGCGGCATCAACTGCGCCGCCTACACCGCGTCGAAGGCAGGAGTTGGTGGCCTGACCCGGGCGTTGGCACGGGAACTCGGACCGACGGTGCGGGTCAATTGTGTTGCGCCGGGTCCCATTGAGACGCCGATGACAGCCGTACACGCGACCCCGGAATGGGTGGAACAGAAAACGAGAGCACTGGTCATGGGTCGATTCGGCACACCGGATGAGGTGGCCACCGCGGTCGCCTGGCTGGTGGGGGACGAAACGAGCTTCGTCACCGGCCAGACGATCAATGTCAATGGGGGAGGGGCGATGCCATGA
- a CDS encoding MerR family transcriptional regulator: MAWSTRELAELAGTSLRAVRHYHQVGLLAEPTRRSNGYKQYGAEHLVRLVRIKRLTELGFSLSQISAMGAHDDHPADALRALDAELAATIMRLQRTRDELALLLKHSAPTDLSPDFVAPETAATMTDADRKLVVVLSRVLGPSGRQAYADMMRETPDDPAAKELDTLAADADEATRQGLAERLASFIRTVVDAHPSIIDSRVDAPRGKRFADRVIDQAMLDLYNPAQLDVLRRAGEIVRGQAPRAGNGRGVRR; this comes from the coding sequence ATGGCATGGAGCACACGCGAACTCGCCGAACTGGCGGGAACCAGCCTTCGCGCGGTCCGGCATTACCACCAGGTCGGCCTGCTGGCCGAGCCGACACGTCGCAGTAACGGCTACAAGCAGTATGGCGCCGAGCACCTCGTGCGGCTGGTACGCATCAAGAGGCTGACCGAGCTCGGGTTCTCCTTGTCGCAGATTTCCGCGATGGGCGCACACGACGACCATCCCGCCGACGCGCTGCGGGCCCTCGACGCCGAACTCGCGGCGACGATCATGCGGCTGCAGCGGACACGTGACGAGCTGGCCCTTCTTCTCAAGCACTCGGCTCCGACCGACCTGTCGCCCGATTTCGTGGCGCCGGAGACCGCTGCGACGATGACCGACGCCGATCGGAAGCTCGTGGTCGTGCTGAGCCGGGTGCTGGGGCCGAGCGGTCGGCAGGCCTACGCCGACATGATGCGGGAAACCCCCGACGATCCCGCCGCGAAAGAACTGGACACCCTGGCCGCTGACGCCGACGAGGCGACCCGGCAGGGTCTCGCCGAGCGGCTTGCGTCCTTCATCAGGACGGTTGTGGACGCGCATCCTTCGATCATCGATTCGCGGGTCGATGCCCCGCGCGGAAAACGATTCGCGGACAGAGTGATCGACCAGGCCATGCTCGATCTGTACAACCCGGCGCAGCTGGACGTGCTGCGCCGGGCAGGGGAGATCGTGCGGGGTCAAGCACCGAGGGCCGGCAATGGCAGGGGCGTGAGGCGGTAG
- a CDS encoding Zn-dependent alcohol dehydrogenase yields the protein MRTRAAVTYGLNTRFEVKEVELDEPGPNEVLVHLVASGVCHSDMHHVTGDQIAALPMIFGHEGAGVVEQVGANVTHVIPGDHVVMSYLPSCGTCRWCTDGQTNLCDLGAHTVEGPQIDGTYRFHDDDGVDLGQFCLVSTFSEWTVVPGQSVVKVDKHYRLERACLVACGVTTGVGTAIYRGGVEPGEDVMVYGVGGIGMNIVQGAKIAGANRIIACDINDWKLEQAKLFGATHTVNPTTTDPVQFATELTWGVGVDKAFEAIATAETIGQAVRSVRKSGTVAVVGLTRHDQPSIPVNPSDFVLWQKTLTGSLNGGCNPRNDIPKMLKLWDSGQINLDGLVTREYRIEQINDAYDDLLAGKNLRGVIRYEWADNGVPS from the coding sequence ATGCGCACACGAGCCGCGGTCACCTACGGACTGAACACCCGCTTCGAGGTCAAGGAAGTCGAACTCGACGAGCCCGGCCCGAACGAGGTGCTCGTGCACCTGGTGGCCTCCGGGGTCTGCCATTCCGATATGCACCACGTCACCGGCGACCAAATCGCCGCCCTACCGATGATCTTCGGCCACGAGGGCGCGGGTGTTGTCGAACAGGTGGGCGCCAACGTCACCCATGTCATTCCCGGTGACCACGTGGTGATGTCCTATCTGCCGTCGTGTGGCACCTGCCGGTGGTGCACCGACGGCCAGACCAACTTGTGCGATCTGGGTGCGCACACGGTGGAGGGACCGCAAATCGACGGCACCTACCGGTTCCACGACGACGACGGCGTGGACCTCGGCCAGTTCTGCCTGGTCTCCACCTTCAGCGAGTGGACGGTGGTACCGGGTCAGTCGGTGGTCAAGGTGGACAAGCACTACCGCCTGGAGCGCGCCTGCCTGGTGGCCTGCGGCGTCACCACCGGCGTCGGCACTGCGATCTACCGCGGCGGTGTCGAACCCGGTGAAGACGTGATGGTATACGGCGTCGGGGGAATTGGCATGAACATCGTGCAGGGCGCCAAGATCGCCGGGGCCAACCGCATCATCGCCTGCGACATCAACGACTGGAAGTTGGAGCAGGCCAAATTGTTTGGTGCCACCCACACCGTCAACCCCACCACGACGGACCCGGTGCAGTTCGCCACAGAACTGACCTGGGGTGTCGGCGTGGACAAGGCATTCGAGGCGATCGCCACCGCCGAGACCATCGGCCAGGCGGTGCGATCAGTGCGCAAGAGTGGCACCGTCGCCGTCGTCGGCCTAACCCGCCACGACCAGCCCAGCATTCCGGTGAACCCGTCGGACTTCGTCCTGTGGCAGAAGACGCTCACCGGCTCACTCAACGGCGGCTGCAACCCGCGCAACGACATCCCGAAGATGCTGAAGCTGTGGGATTCTGGGCAGATCAACCTCGACGGCCTGGTCACCAGGGAGTACCGCATCGAGCAGATCAATGACGCCTACGACGACCTGCTGGCAGGAAAGAACCTGCGTGGCGTGATCCGCTACGAATGGGCCGATAACGGGGTGCCTTCATGA
- a CDS encoding sugar ABC transporter ATP-binding protein, which translates to MTAPVITGLVQASGISKHYAGVAALEDVSITLEPGKIHALVGENGAGKSTLSKILAGFEAADSGTITLDGELINPKNPTHAAALGIGIVHQELSVIASISVAENVLVNAEPSRWGVIDRRGLAQQAREHLRRVGLDVDPRRQAGELSIAEQQLIEIARILAQDVKVVFFDEPTSSLPHDDSVRLLGLLRELRDDGAAVVLISHDLPEVLEYADTVSVLRDGRHIITAPAAEFTEDSLIKHMIGRKLESIYHGHDESAADAKTPVLKVSGISAPGVVSATLQVSPGEILGIGGLVGSGRTEVLAAVFGASRITGGTMTLDGKPHCPTHPRDALDAGIALVPEDRKNQGLHLGLPISTNIELASLAAMSTGPWLRRRKGAKIVDRFFKELRIKAASPSMPVGALSGGNQQKVALAKVLATTPRVLLLDEPTRGIDVGAKAEVHRLIRSLADEGLAIIMVSSVLPELLGASDRIVVMRAGRTVGEISRDEASEEAVMKLAFQGGVR; encoded by the coding sequence ATGACCGCGCCGGTCATTACCGGACTTGTCCAGGCGTCCGGCATCTCCAAGCACTATGCAGGTGTTGCTGCGCTCGAGGACGTGTCGATCACGTTGGAGCCTGGAAAGATTCACGCCCTCGTCGGCGAGAACGGTGCCGGCAAGTCCACGCTGTCAAAGATCCTGGCCGGCTTCGAGGCCGCTGACTCTGGCACCATCACCCTCGATGGTGAGCTGATCAACCCGAAGAATCCCACCCACGCCGCCGCGCTCGGCATCGGCATCGTGCACCAGGAATTGTCGGTCATCGCATCGATTTCGGTCGCCGAGAACGTGCTCGTCAACGCTGAGCCGTCTCGGTGGGGTGTCATCGACCGACGTGGGCTCGCCCAACAGGCGAGGGAGCATCTGCGGCGAGTCGGGCTTGACGTCGATCCGCGCAGGCAGGCCGGCGAGCTGTCAATCGCCGAGCAGCAGCTCATCGAGATCGCCCGGATCCTGGCACAGGATGTCAAGGTGGTGTTCTTCGATGAGCCGACTTCTTCACTACCGCACGATGATTCAGTTCGGCTACTAGGGTTGTTGCGGGAACTGCGTGACGACGGCGCCGCCGTGGTGCTGATCAGTCACGATCTGCCTGAGGTGCTGGAGTACGCCGATACTGTGAGCGTGCTGCGCGACGGCCGGCACATCATTACCGCGCCGGCTGCCGAGTTCACCGAGGACTCATTGATCAAGCACATGATCGGGCGCAAATTGGAGTCGATATATCACGGGCACGACGAGTCGGCAGCAGACGCCAAGACGCCGGTGCTCAAAGTCTCCGGAATCAGCGCACCCGGTGTGGTGTCGGCGACGCTGCAGGTCAGCCCCGGCGAGATCCTGGGCATCGGCGGACTGGTGGGCAGCGGCCGCACCGAGGTGCTGGCCGCGGTCTTCGGTGCCAGCAGGATCACCGGTGGCACAATGACCCTCGACGGCAAGCCGCACTGTCCGACCCATCCCCGTGACGCGCTGGACGCCGGTATCGCGCTGGTGCCGGAGGACCGCAAGAACCAGGGCCTGCATCTCGGTCTTCCCATCAGCACCAACATCGAACTGGCCAGCCTGGCAGCGATGAGCACCGGTCCGTGGCTGAGACGCCGAAAGGGCGCCAAGATCGTCGACCGCTTCTTCAAGGAATTGCGCATCAAGGCCGCGAGCCCGTCGATGCCCGTCGGCGCTCTCTCCGGGGGCAATCAGCAGAAAGTTGCGCTGGCCAAGGTGCTGGCCACCACGCCCCGTGTCCTGCTGCTCGACGAGCCGACCCGCGGTATCGACGTCGGCGCCAAAGCCGAGGTGCACCGGCTCATCCGAAGCCTCGCCGACGAAGGCTTGGCGATCATCATGGTGTCCTCCGTACTGCCGGAGCTGCTCGGTGCCTCCGACCGGATCGTGGTGATGCGTGCCGGCCGGACCGTGGGTGAGATCAGCCGGGACGAGGCTTCGGAGGAAGCCGTCATGAAGCTCGCATTCCAGGGCGGTGTCCGATGA
- a CDS encoding ABC transporter permease, with protein MTTTSAPLKPRSGPSRAVEPGRKGFGGPSLRQLAQLGPVVALVLLAGVFAVSAPNFTSSANLTNVLQQVSITAIAAVGATVVILVAGIDLSVGSVVALTGSIAALYLQHAILSTGASAVVAVLLSLVVGTACGCLNGVLITLCRVPAFIATLATLTALRGIALLVTNSYPISINNSAFTNIGVGKVGPVPIPVIIMAVTFAVGYVILHRLKIGRRIYAVGGNREAARLSGIRVSRVLLFAFTFAGLCAGIASVILTAKLSSGQPAGAVGFELDVIAAVVVGGTSLFGGRGRLAGTFLGALVIAVLGNGLTLMNVPFYWQQIVTGAVVVAAVVLDRVTRGGEPGE; from the coding sequence ATGACCACAACCTCGGCACCGCTCAAGCCTCGTTCCGGGCCCTCAAGAGCCGTGGAGCCCGGAAGGAAGGGATTCGGCGGCCCCAGTCTCCGCCAGCTCGCCCAGCTGGGACCAGTGGTCGCGCTGGTCCTGCTGGCCGGCGTCTTCGCTGTGAGCGCACCGAATTTCACCAGTAGCGCCAACCTCACCAATGTCCTTCAGCAGGTGTCGATCACGGCGATCGCCGCGGTGGGGGCAACGGTGGTGATCCTCGTTGCCGGTATTGATCTTTCGGTCGGTTCGGTGGTGGCGCTCACCGGCAGCATCGCGGCGCTGTACCTGCAGCACGCGATCCTGTCGACGGGCGCATCCGCGGTGGTGGCTGTGCTCCTCAGTCTGGTGGTAGGCACCGCGTGCGGATGCCTCAACGGGGTGTTGATCACCCTCTGCCGGGTGCCCGCGTTCATTGCGACGCTGGCGACCCTGACCGCTCTGCGAGGTATCGCGCTGCTGGTCACCAACAGCTACCCGATCTCGATCAACAACAGCGCCTTCACCAACATCGGAGTCGGCAAGGTAGGCCCGGTACCGATCCCGGTGATCATCATGGCGGTGACGTTCGCGGTGGGGTATGTGATCCTGCACCGTCTCAAGATCGGCCGCCGGATCTACGCCGTCGGCGGCAACCGAGAGGCGGCCAGGCTGTCCGGGATCCGGGTATCGCGAGTCTTGCTGTTCGCGTTCACCTTTGCGGGGCTGTGCGCCGGAATCGCGTCGGTGATCCTCACTGCGAAGCTGTCTTCGGGTCAGCCCGCCGGGGCGGTGGGTTTTGAGCTCGACGTCATCGCCGCGGTGGTCGTCGGTGGCACCAGCCTCTTCGGCGGGCGCGGGCGGCTGGCCGGCACCTTCCTCGGTGCGCTGGTGATAGCTGTCCTCGGCAACGGCCTGACGCTGATGAACGTCCCGTTCTACTGGCAGCAGATCGTCACCGGTGCCGTGGTGGTGGCCGCGGTGGTACTGGACCGCGTGACCCGCGGTGGGGAGCCCGGCGAATGA